CTATTGGGTTTCTATGACTCTACTACACcaactagtaaattatttgccatatagaaataaaattttgaccaaaaacagtgattgatcaggttaacgatagtgataggcaaatttatttggcaggcgcgaatttgtggcaaatttcctaGTTTCGCCGCTGATGAATACATTTCCGGCAAATATATTTGACGTAGAAGATAATTCCAACACCGGTAacaattctaggtgcccattgacttaaatgggcatcagaattgttgcCAGAATCGGGgttgtcacttgcgtcaaaattagCGTTTCACAAGATTTTTTGCTgcttcgcgaatttcgcaggaaatttgtgaattttttgtcgaagtgaaacaggaaaaattcgcccatcactagttagtgATGTggcactgctattattctgaacacaactgtgtaTTTAGCTTACCATTAATAAGTAATATTTTTAGGATGTCAAAGAAATGTTGTCTATTGTGCAAGTTGTGGAGTTATTCTAGAGATTTCATGAGCCCTGGATCTTTCTCCTCTTTCAGCCAGAGGATCTGGTGGCCACAGAATATGAACGGCAGAAACTGGAGAGAAATGTAAGTTGCAGTGATCAGGTTCCCATTCAGAAGAGTAGAACCTTGAGACCATCTTGATCAGACCAAAAAAGCCACAGAGAGGCTCATCCAAGGCATCAAATGATGTAGCCACACAGTTGGCAGTTTGGATTCATAACACCCAAcaattacacatttattttatatctactgaatgtttctttttgtaatattgaatGGATGTAGCCACTTGAATTGGATAAGCTCGTCctttatggaaataaaataatGGTAGCCTTCATCCCACTTCTCCTCAGTCAGACATCCTAACCATTTGGTGTATGCCGTCTGGAAAAGAGGAGAAGTTTATAGCTTGATCTATCACAGAAGTCGGTTAAGAGAGAAGAGTAGACCACAGTGTTGTCTTGACTTTGGGTTGGGTCCAAAACATCTCCATTGTACCACATTGAGCAAGAAATAcctataaatatacacaaataggTCTGAGAGTCCCAGGTCCCAATCTGCAGTGGAGGGAGTCAATTTACACCAGGTCATTCTAGATGTACGTCCCCCCAATCCTGTTGTAGAGTCTTCACCATGTAATGAAGGTGCTTACACCAAAGtacaagagagagagaacagCAAGACTTGTGCTTCTCTCATCCCATCACTGTTCCATCAGATAAGACATGAGAGGCATTTGTATCCTTAGCAATGGCCCTCACCCCAAAACCAATGAAATCCTTTagcccccaggtcccaagatCTGAGCATTGTGGGTGGGCCATGCTACACCGATGTCCTAAAAGAGGGAAGGATCAGTGATTTGGGGTTCCCAATAATTTATTGTATTGTTGCAGCTTCTGGGGAACCAGGATCACATCAGGGAGGAGATAGAGAATATGAAAAAGATTCATGAGACTCAGCAGCAGCGACTGGAGGAGAGAATGTGAGCATGGGGGAGAGGGTTGATACAAAATGAGGGATTTATGTTTATATGGATTATTGGGGTGTATGGGGACCTGCACTGCATTTAGTAGTTTCTCTGTTCTAAGAATTGCAATGGGCAAGGAGCTGCAGGAAGCCAAAAGAGCCATTCGCAACACACAACACAAGATGGCGGAACAATCAGCAGTAAGTCGTCTTCTTCTGCCTCTGGACATTTTCTGAGAAATGGGGTCAGCAGTCCCACCCTGCCCCCACCCTTGGACATAAAGTTTATGTAACACTGGTCTCCTATATCTTCTACTTCTCCAGGTTCTCCTGACATCCCAGAGCCAACTACAAGAGACAGAGGCTCAGAATTCCCATCTCCAACTGCAGCTCAAGGAACTGAATGAGGAATATCGCTCCAGGCTAAACCGCTACATCCAGGATCTGGCAGTAAGTGACAGTCTTCAATGACTCTTTCTAGCTCCAccgtaaaaaaaaggttttctcacGTTATAATGGAACCTCCTTTCCACCACTAATCTGATTGGCTCCCTGGTTTCTGCTGAACGGCAGAGTATCAGCCCCTACGCCAACACTAGCATTGTGTCCTCCCTGCGCAGGGAACAGTTGTGTCAGTCCTGGGTGGAGGCGCATTCGGCTGATTTTGGCAAAAAGAAACACAAGAGTTTGTACAGTGTTCTGCCTCCAAATCAGCTGCATGTGCCTCCACCCAGGACTGACACACAACTGTTCCAGGTGCAGTTAGAATAGAGAAGAGGGAGGTGCTTGCACACTAGGAGAGAGTTAGAATAGAGAAGAGGGAGGTGCTTGCACACTAGGAGAGAGTTAGAATATAGAAGAGGGAGGTGCTTGCACACTAGGAGAGAGTTAGTATATAGAAGAGGGAGGTGCTTGCACACTAGGAAAGAGTAAGAATATAGAAGAGGGAGGTGCTTGCACACTAGGAGAGAGTTAGAATATAGAAGAGGGAGGTGCTTGCACACTAGGAGAGAGTTAGTATATAGAAGAGGGAGGTGCTTGCACACTAGGAGAGAGTTAGAATAGAGAAGAGGGAGGTGCTTGCACACTAGGAGAGAGTTAGAATATAGAAGAGGGAGGTGCTTGCACACTAGGAGAGAGTTAGAATAGAGAAGAGGGAGGTGCTTGCACACTAGGAAAGAGTAAGAATATAGAAGAGGGAGGTGCTTGCACACTAGGAGAGAGTTAGAATATAGAAGAGGGAGGTGCTTGCACACTAGGAGAGAGTTAGTATATAGAAGAGGGAGGTGCTTGCACACTAGGAGAGAGTTAGAATAGAGAAGAGGGAGGTGCTTGCACACTAGGAGAGAGTTAGAATATAGAAGAGGGAGGTGCTTGCACACTAGAATGTGTGTGTCACTACTGCTGCTAAGCCCCCCATTCATTCCCCTGTTGTACGTGTGCCAGGACTATGTGGATGGGACAGCGAGGGGCAAAGGAGACGGGACAAGAATGAAACACTTTGTGGACAATATGCTCAGTGACATCAAGGCCTCCCACCGCTCCAGAGAGGAGCAACTAGCAGGGGCTGCCAGGCAGTACAAGAAACGTATGCAGAACCTCATCAAGAAACACCAGAGCCTCCTCATTGCCTACCGGTGAGTGtgacagtgagtgttacagtgagtgttacagtgagtacAACAGTGAGTAcaacagtgagtgttacagtgagtgcaACAGTGAGTGCAACAGTGAGTGCAGCAGTGAGTGCAGCAGTGAGTGCAGCAGTGAGTACAACAGTGAGTGCAACAGTGAGTGCAGCAGTGAGTGCAACAGTGAGTGCAGCAGTGAGTGCAACAGTGAGTGCAGCAGTGAGTGCAACAGTGAGTGCAACAGTGAGTGCAGCAGTGAGTGCAACAGTGAGTGCAGCAGTGAGTGCAACAGTGAGTGCAACAATGAGTGAAACAGTGAGTGCAACAGTGAGTGCAACAGTGAGTGCAACAATGAGTGAAACAGTGAGCGCAGCAGTGAGTGCAGCAGTGAGTGCAACAATGAGTGAAACAGTGAGTGTAACAGTGAGTGTAACAGTGAGTGTAGCAGGGGGCATTTAGGGCCCTTCACACAAATCCTCACTAATTCCAATACCTGCTTGTGCCATATCTCAAAGGGGGCACTAACCCAAAGCCCAGATTAGGGCATCACTGTGGGAGAGGGAGAGTTGGCACAAGTACACTGTAAGTAAAGTATAAGTATAGCCCAGACGTTATGAGTGGGTATAACCATTAGCCCAAGGACTAGTAGCAGATATAAAGAGTAGCCAGTAGATATGAATCAAGTTGCTGTTTGTTGAACTAGACTGAATTTAAGGGATTTTTGGGGTCAGAATGCAGAGAGAGCAACTGCTGGCGTCAGGGAACCAAGATGTAGAGCCGGGACCCCCTGAGCACCATTTCACCATCACTGACCCAGAACTTCAGTCACAGGTGGGACTAGAGCTCAACCGACTGCGGGAGGACAAAGCCCGTCTGGAAACCCAAAttcatgatttaaaggagaaggtcaGTGTATTGGACTCGCATTAACTActcattattatcatcattatcagTTTCATCCCAATATCACCAAATTTACCCCCAGAATTATGCGCCTGTCACTTTGTCACCAAACTTTCTCTTTTCCTTCAGAAGAGGCTCTCGGATGCTGGGACGTCCAATCAGCAGTAAGTACTATAGAGGATGGGGTCATAGAATGTCACATTGTTTGCAAGGTTTATAGGAGAACAGAATGACCCAGCGCTTGGCTCAATGGGCACAAGATGAAATAAATGTTGAAGGAACAGAACGTTATTTTGGAGAGATCCTCATGTTCCACAGAGGTCTCCAGGAATAGCCGGAGGGTCTCCTGACTTTGATGGAATCCATGAGTTTAGGGTTATAGGACTCACAGTTCTTCTCCATTTGCTAGTGTGGAACATGGTGGGAAACTTCAAGAAGAAAGTTGGGCAGAGATTCGAAAGCAACTGCGAGAATTCACTCACAACACACAGGTAGGTAGTGAACTTGCTCATCAGCCTCTTCTGAGTCTCACCTCTGATTGGTCAACAGTGACAGTGACACAAGTCTTCCAAATAAAGCCAAAATAATCTGGTCATGTTTGTGTTTGGGTCATTTGTGTTTGGCCAAATGGCAACAAACGTCTGTTAAGCCCAAATCTCACCAAGGTGGACCTTCAGGATAAGCCTCCAGGCAGTTGTAGGCCACAAAAAAGCATTTATTACCAATGTCCCCCCAGCCAATACTGTGGTGGGTGAGGCCGGCTAGTGCGGCCGAAAAACCAATAATGGGCCGTGTTTCTCGTTTCTCCCAGGAGGAGCTGGAGCGGGAGAGGAGTCACCTACTGTCCAGGGCTCTAGTGGCAGAGGAGCAAGTTGCTGAACTACAGGACTACGTGGACAAACATCTAGCGAGGTGGGTGTGTTCTTAATGGCCAAGGATAGGGAATCTGTGCCTCATTAGCCCACATTTCTCTCACACTAGCCCAAAGTAACAACAGAATGGTCAGTTCTACACTCAGACACACCTGAAGCAGCCCAAGGTAGAGTCAGTGCTGTACACTCACGATTGACTAGAAGATCAGTATTGGGGTCACTAGGAGTTAGATAATAGCTAGGAATGTGGGTACTGTACTGACCAATGAAATCCTAGCAGATGCCGTAACCATGTGACCtggtctccccccccccacaggtaCAAACAGGAGATCTTGCGCCTTCGGAAACTCCTGGGCAACGAAGAACAAAGAGCAGTGAGTGCTGATGCCCCCCAATCTCTCCTTATCCGAGCTCTACGGAGAAACAGCCATGAGATGTGAGATATCCCCTAGAGGACATCATTAGTACTGCAGCCCCAATACTAACTGTATCATGTGATCAGTCTCTACCAATGAGAAGAGCAGTGGAGCAGTTAATGGGCCATTCGGTAATATTGGTGAGTTATAAAGACTGAACCAAAGCCCTAATACCCTGtgccctgtatatatttatatatttataattatcccCAGCCAAGAAAAGGAGCAGTAATAATAAAAGCTGATTATTGTTCATATACAGAGACACCTCCCGATGACCCAATGGAAACAGAACTTTCTATAGAGaatcaaatattaatatttagataaaatacaaAACTGATTTTCTgattgaaaataaatatgttgggagaaaataaaataaaagctcgTGTAATTAGTGAAGCCCCTGGATTTGTTGTAGGAGCCCACCCAATGCCAGTGCCTGGGCCAAACCAACTCTGAAGTCCTGGCGCCATGTTTGTAGGTTGAGTATTTGGCCAGAcactgaggattctgggaatattgtaataataataataataatattgtgtgaGTTTATGAGAAGAGCAGCCGGGGGGCCAATACTCTGCGTCTGTAGTGGCCAAGTCACGGCTAATGGGCATATAAAGATAATCAGGGGCCACTCTTTCCCTAATACCCTGGATATCATTAGCCCACGTCTATTACTGGGAGTCCAGGTGGGGAGGGGAAGTGTCCGGCCACCACGCGGGCAACTTGGACCCAGTAATGAGATGTGGGGGGGGGAGACAATGCCCAGAGCAGTCCAATAACAAGCGGCACAAATACTCGGGCACATTTCTCACACGGAATTACTCCTATTGCATTGGATTTTCAACCCCCAATTCCATTTGGACTCATGTCTGAGGCTTGTGAGGAAGTTTAATGCAGAATTGCTGTAACTCTATGGACCTCCCATTCCCAAACTCATGTTCCACCTCACGTCCTGCTCAGGGGAGCCCCGTGTCCCTCCCAAACTCTTCCCCAACTGGATTCTATGTTTCTATGGTTACTGACCCATCTGGCCCATTTGCTGCTCAGGGGGAGCCCTACACTACTCCATGCTTACTCATTCTCTACTCCTACACTACTCCATGCTTACTCATTCTCTACTCCTACACTACTCCATGCTTACTCATTCTCTACTCCTACACTACTCCATGCTTACTCATTCTCTACTCCTACACTACTCCATGCTTACTCATTCTCTACTCCTACACTACTCCATGCTTGCTCATTGTCTACTCCTACACTAATCCATGCTTGCtcacagtatgaggatatagcttattgtgtgcccagaacattccttctctgtatatttgtatttatacatatgggaggaggtgccatattgattcccttagacagtacagtatgagggtatagcttattgtgtgcccagaacattccttctctgtatatttgtatttatacatatgggaggaggaggtgccatattgattcccttagacagtacagtatgagggtatagcttattgtgtgcccagaacattccttctctgtatatttgtatttatacatatgggaggaggaggtgccatattgattcccttagacagtacagtatgagggtgtaACTTGTGTGTTTCTACATTCTATCATGGAGACACTATGCATGATATGTACTTCCATGTTTCATTCCGCAGCTGTCGGCCTAGAAGGCCAGAAATCTCACTAAAATGAGAGagtcatgggaaaacactggTCACATGGGTCTGGAggaaaaaatgatatattttaatagatttaaagCATTGTGAGAAACAGCACAAGATTGTTTTGTAAACAGTGCTCTCCAAAGCAGGACGTGAACATGGGGCAAATAGAGACTGGGCCAGCCGGTGACATGGAGGATTCTAGTAGAAATGTGCAAGAATAAGGCAAATAGAGGAAAGGAAAACAGAACTTGTATCAAGTATGAAAGGTGATTGGAATGAGGGAATTGGTGGAAAGGATCTCAGGAAGATTAGCAGACAAGTGAAGTCATCAGGGTGGGCTAATGGATTATGTCTGGGGGGGCAGAAGATTCATGTTATCACTATTTGTGCACCTCAGGCAAACTTCTTAGAGAGAAGGTTCAGCTCAAGAAGAAATATTCCTTCCAGGATGAGGAAGGTGAGGGTGATACTGTCCTCCAACTTCTGTTCTCAATTTTAGACAAGCAGGGAGAGAAATGTACAGGCACTAGGGCAAGTTATGAAGCAATGTGAGGgagacccccagtccaacacataaatatatatatatatatatatatacaaaggcaTATCCTCTGCTCAATGTTTGCTCCATGCCCACAATTCCCTGTACTGTCCTTTTTATAGAATTAATGGCTCCAGACTTGATCCACTGACAAATGGAAGATCACTGAGCAGAACTAAGAAAAGAACTGCCGCTGGTTCCTCCACATAGAAGATCTAGAATAACCCTAAGCCTGTGACCCCCCTTACCTTAATCTATTGCAAAAGCCACACTATATTCCATTTGATTCCAGCTGCAAAGCTCTGTGTGCAACAACTCATGGCTAAACCTGGACCAGAAGAGTTTTGTTATTGTAGAAGCCACTGCATCTGCACAAGGGTCCAAGCCAAGTAGAAAGAAGGCTGACAAGGACTGGATGTCAGGTTTATAGTAGATGATGATCCCATAATAATATCAGTAGGTAAACACAACATTGGCTCTTCTCATGGTAAGCCCATGCATCTCATGAAGATAATCCTAGAGTAATACCAACATCAAGTTGTACTGAAGCTTCTTCAGATTGCTGGTGGATCCAGAATATTCTACCTCAGTATTGCCTTTACAGTGTCGCTTGCACTTAATTATCCAGGAATTATTATATGCCGGGCCCAGTAGATCTTCTGTACTCACCTTCCAAAGCACCAAACTCAAATAATTGGACAACCACCATTTGGATAACAGCAGATAAGACTCAACTGCACTTAACCTCATGCCATGTTAACCTTATAGAGGACACTGCTGGGGGTTTGAATGGGAACCAGCTCTACTTTTGAGTTGCAAAACAGTCCACGACAGAGAAGACAAGAAATGAGACGTGGGAAATATACAACCCTTCCTTTAGGACATGGAATGAAGCCTTCACAAACCAGAGTGTGAAATATCTTCCATGATCTTGTTCTCTTTGCATGTTAATAATCAATGGCTGATCTTGATGTCAAAGCCAAAGTCTCCGATCTGATGGTCAGTGTTGTCAATGATTTGGAAAAGACGACTCTAAGAGTGGAGCTGGTATCTTACTCTATCACCACACAACGAGGCAGGTGCTGGGAGAAATACTTGAAGAGCTCTGGAGTTGCCCCAGGGCAGTTGGTTAGCTCCAATTCTTCCAAGTCTTGCAGTTGGACCAGGCCAGAGAGACCT
The Xenopus laevis strain J_2021 chromosome 9_10S, Xenopus_laevis_v10.1, whole genome shotgun sequence DNA segment above includes these coding regions:
- the ccdc78.S gene encoding coiled-coil domain-containing protein 78 (The RefSeq protein has 2 substitutions compared to this genomic sequence), whose protein sequence is MDSTEDRETPLKDQIRRLTNENVQLQDRNERLYAKLGELQDKMGKLAGSKTDLSSKLVLSEEEKLKISKELIELQIETNKIREHYEAETFELKNTILTLENRLMSLELQKEKLAGEHESVKERLQAVDANRKELADEYIVLKSNYLALSKEHEKEVAKNDELSMELLNLASRRGQDETYSQSRALVNEATAELDRVKAMVNRLSARNIKPEDLVATEYERQKLERNLLGNQDHIREEIENMKKIHETQQQRLEERIIAMGKELQEAKRAIRNTQHKMAEQSAVLLTSQSQLQETEAQNSHLQLQLKELNEEYRSRLNRYIQDLADYVDGTARSKGDGTRMKHFVDNMLSDIKASHRSREEQLAGAARQYKKRMQNLIKKHQSLLIAYRMQREQLLASGNQDVEPGPPEHHFTITDPELQSQVGLELNRLREDKARLETQIHDLKEKKRLSDAGTSNQHVEHGGKLQEESWAEIRKQLREFTHNTQEELERERSQLLSRALVAEEQVAELQDYVDKHLARYKQEILRLRKLLGNEEQRAVSADAPQSLLIRALRRNSHEM
- the ccdc78.S gene encoding coiled-coil domain-containing protein 78 isoform X1, whose amino-acid sequence is MDSTEDRETPLKDQIRRLTNENVQLQDRNERLYAKLGELQDKMGKLAGSKTDLSSKLVLSEEEKLKISKELIELQIETNKIREHYEAETFELKNTILTLENRLMSLELQKEKLAGEHESVKERLQAVDANRKELADEYIVLKSNYLALSKEHEKEVAKNDELSMELLNLASRRGQDETYSQSRALVNEATAELDRVKAMVNRLSARNIKPEDLVATEYERQKLERNLLGNQDHIREEIENMKKIHETQQQRLEERIIAMGKELQEAKRAIRNTQHKMAEQSAVLLTSQSQLQETEAQNSHLQLQLKELNEEYRSRLNRYIQDLADYVDGTARGKGDGTRMKHFVDNMLSDIKASHRSREEQLAGAARQYKKRMQNLIKKHQSLLIAYRMQREQLLASGNQDVEPGPPEHHFTITDPELQSQVGLELNRLREDKARLETQIHDLKEKRLSDAGTSNQHVEHGGKLQEESWAEIRKQLREFTHNTQEELERERSHLLSRALVAEEQVAELQDYVDKHLARYKQEILRLRKLLGNEEQRAVSADAPQSLLIRALRRNSHEM
- the ccdc78.S gene encoding coiled-coil domain-containing protein 78 isoform X2; the protein is MDSTEDRETPLKDQIRRLTNENVQLQDRNERLYAKLGELQDKMGKLAGSKTDLSSKLVLSEEEKLKILTLENRLMSLELQKEKLAGEHESVKERLQAVDANRKELADEYIVLKSNYLALSKEHEKEVAKNDELSMELLNLASRRGQDETYSQSRALVNEATAELDRVKAMVNRLSARNIKPEDLVATEYERQKLERNLLGNQDHIREEIENMKKIHETQQQRLEERIIAMGKELQEAKRAIRNTQHKMAEQSAVLLTSQSQLQETEAQNSHLQLQLKELNEEYRSRLNRYIQDLADYVDGTARGKGDGTRMKHFVDNMLSDIKASHRSREEQLAGAARQYKKRMQNLIKKHQSLLIAYRMQREQLLASGNQDVEPGPPEHHFTITDPELQSQVGLELNRLREDKARLETQIHDLKEKKRLSDAGTSNQHVEHGGKLQEESWAEIRKQLREFTHNTQEELERERSHLLSRALVAEEQVAELQDYVDKHLARYKQEILRLRKLLGNEEQRAVSADAPQSLLIRALRRNSHEM